Genomic segment of Cronobacter dublinensis subsp. dublinensis LMG 23823:
GCAGGCAGAACCACGCGTTACCGCTACGATGAGCGCGGCAACTGCACCGCCGTTACCGGGCCGGACGGGCAGATGACGCGCATCGACTACCACGAACACTGGAACCTGCCGGTGCGCGTCACCGATATGCAGGGCGGCACGCGGGAGTTCGCCTATGACGTGGCGGGCAACCTGATCCGCGAGATGGATGAGCTTGGCCGCATTACGGAATATAACCATGACGATCGCGGGAACCTGGTGCGCGTGCGCGATGCGGCGGCGGGCATTCAGCGCCTCTCCTGGAACAGCGCCGACTTTCTTATCAGTCACACCGATTGCTCCGGGCGTACCACCACCTTCGGCTATGACAAATATGGCTGGCTGAAAGAGCAGACGGACGCGGCGGGCAACCGTACGCTGATAAACAACCGGCAGGATGGCCTGCCGCGCAGCATTGTTCACCCCGACGGTGCGACGGAGACGTTTGAGTTTGACCGCTGGCAGCGTCTTACCGCCTGGCGCGACGCGCAGGGGCAGATGACGCAATGGCAACTGGCACCGGATGGCCTGCCGCTGGCGCGTACCGATGCGCTGGGCCACCAGGTGAAGTATGAATACGATCTGGCGCGCCGCCTGATCACGCTGGTTAACGAAAACGGCGCGCGCTACGAGATGGAATATGACGTGCGCGATTATCTGATCCGCGAAACCGGGTTTGATGGCTGCACCACGCGCTACCGTTACGATGCGGGCGGGTTCCCGACGGCGCGGGAGGAAGAAGGCAACGGAGACGGCAGCATCATCCGCACGCATTATCAGCGTGACGACGCCGGGCGGCTGGTGGAAAAACTGGTGGCGCGCGGCGGCGAGGCGCAGTGGCAGCGCACGCGTTACCGGTATGATTCACTTGGGCGGCTGATTGCGGGCGTCAACCACGGCGGGCGCGTGGAGCTGGAGTGGGACGCCGCCGGGCAGCTCACGCTTGAGCGCAACCTCATTCGCGGCGTCAGCCATGAGCTTCGTCATCAGTATGACGAGCTCGGCAACCGCACCGTCACCACGCTGCCGGACGGCCGCGAGCTGAAAAACTTCTACTACGGCAGCGGGCACCGTATTCAGGTGAACCTCGGCAGCCGGGTTATCAGCGAAAGCGAGCGCGACGTGCTGCACAGAGAAGTTCGCCGCACGCAGGGCACCCTCAGCAGCGAGTATGTCCATGATGAGATGGGGCGGCTGGTCAGCCAGCGCGCGGGGCGCAACGGGAAAATCGCGGTGGCGCGTGATTACGCCTGGCGGCGCGACGGGCAGCTGTTGCAGATGGTGGATAAATACACCGGCGAGCATCGCTACGACTACGATGCGCTGGGCCGCCTGACCCGCGCCCGCGACGAGCATTTCGCCTTCGACCCGGCCCATAACCTGCTGAGCGACACCGGCGCGGCGCCGCTGCACGACAACCGCCTGCGGGTTTATGAAGACAAACGCTGGGAGTATGACAACTTCGGCAACGTCACCACCAAACTGACGGCGCAGCACACGCAGCAGCAGTTCCGCTGGAACGCGGAGCATCAGCTGGCGGAAGCCGTCACGGTGCGTAACGGCGCAGAGCAGCGCACCACCTACGGCTATGACGCCTTCGGCAGACGCAGCTGGAAGCAGGATGCCTTCGGCGTGACGACCTTTGTGTGGGACGGCAACCGCCTGCTGAGTGAAACGCGCGGCGGGCGCAGTCATCTGTGGATTTACGAAGACGACAGCTTCGCGCCGCTGGCGCAAATCAGCCTGCGTAAGGGCGACACCGAACACGATGCGGAGGTGTACTGGTATCACAACGATGTGTCCGGCATGCCGCGCGAGCTGACGGGTGCGGGCGGAGAAATCGCCTGGCGGGCCGAATACCGCGCGTGGGGCAATACGCTACGCGTGGAGCATATCGCAACCCGCACCGGCGAGCCGGTGTATCAGCCGTTACGCTATCAGGGGCAGTATTTCGATGCCGAGACGGGTTTGCACTATAACCGTTTCCGCTACTATGATCCGGATGCGGGGCGCTTTATCAGTCAGGACCCGATTGGGCTCGCGGGCGGGATAAACCTTTACCAGTATGCGCCGAACCCGCTGGTATGGGTGGATCCGCTGGGGTTGGCTTCAAGATCTTGGTTAGCGAAAGCTTTAGCAAATGGTCACGTTATACCCGCAGGGATGACAAACCCTCATGGCCATCATATTGTTTTTAAAGGACAATATCAAGGGACATCTCTGGCTCCGCATTTATCAAGATCGAAAGCTATTCTTAAAAGATACGGTATTGATCCTGTAAACGACCCTGCGAATCTTATGATCGCCAATAACGGAGAAGGGGTTCATACCGAAAAAAATGCAAAAAAAGTTGCAGACGCACTGGTTAAAGCTGATAAAGAAATTAAGGAAATAAGTAAATGCAAAAAATTGACAGGCAGCGATAGAACAAATCTTCTTAAACAGAAGTTACAAGAAATCGGTCATGATGTATTTGGAGGATATAGGTAATGGGAAATTGGCATAGCATGCAATTGGATAAATTAAACAAATTAATCCAAGAGGAGTTTTTAGGGTTATATAAGAAATATAATAAAGAAAATAATATTTATGGGGTCGTTTTGGTACTGGACGATGACGGTTTATCTAGTTATATGGCCATATCCACAAAGGAAAGCCTTGAAAAAATTCATAAGGGAATAGAGTGGGAGGGATATTCTTGGGTTCTCGGATTTTTTGACGATAATGATGATGTCGGTGTACGTTCTTTCACCACTATAATGATGGAACATTATAATGAAAGCATCCTGCCTTTACTGCCAGAAGGCTATAATTTTGATGAGGAAAGAGAAAGGAACATTAATCTATATATAAGTGCTATGAAAAAGGCAAAAGAACAACTATGTGATACTATCGGCAATGATGTGAATAATATTGTCTTTTATATTACTATTCCTGGTGAGCCGGAAATTGATCATGCCTCTGCCATAGAGATTAATGAACCTTCAGAGAACCTGAACTGGTTTTTAGAAACGTACAAATATTTTTTATAAAATTTCAAAAGGCCGTTAACGGCCTTTTTCTTTACTTGATATCACTCTAATTTTGGCAACGTCACCACGGAGCTGACGGCGCGGCACACGCAGCAGCAGTTCCGCTGGAACGCGGAGCATCAGCTGGCGGAGGCCGT
This window contains:
- a CDS encoding RHS repeat-associated core domain-containing protein, whose protein sequence is MATGNTIGKLQYAPAPKSSVKAGSANPPKKKSWWGDWGDIVHTGLDIIGAVPVLGVVADGANAAIYAAEGDYGNAALSAASAAANFVPGGGAAFKAGKMAAKAGKALEAASATKGLVKETAKLAEKSAFKAEKAAVKAEGKAAKEGAEDAVKAKKAGSEKGGSDKGKAKKETEPCKIPNTAGVTPLVGSPVNAILGIKILFGDEDNDFAFPASVPLNWQRYYFSDETGNGWLGQGWFLPLSLEVRAQDDVLLFIDEQGREIEFPWPEPGHPPKLHRYEQLSLSQPLPGEFCIATADEARRWHFTHQAQPGRWLLSAISDRHDNRLTLHYNAHHQPEQVIDSAGRRFIIHFTRLALAGDDTADRITGVSVCHPSDPLHAESLCRYDYSPQGDLIAVRNGQGEVLREFRYRNHIMVAHRLAGEMECFYHYDKHDPSGKVLAHRDSLGGEWRFEYGADSTTVTDALGRVTRYEFDDNHELLGYKDAAGGYTRFRRNVRGQMTHFTDPAGRTTRYRYDERGNCTAVTGPDGQMTRIDYHEHWNLPVRVTDMQGGTREFAYDVAGNLIREMDELGRITEYNHDDRGNLVRVRDAAAGIQRLSWNSADFLISHTDCSGRTTTFGYDKYGWLKEQTDAAGNRTLINNRQDGLPRSIVHPDGATETFEFDRWQRLTAWRDAQGQMTQWQLAPDGLPLARTDALGHQVKYEYDLARRLITLVNENGARYEMEYDVRDYLIRETGFDGCTTRYRYDAGGFPTAREEEGNGDGSIIRTHYQRDDAGRLVEKLVARGGEAQWQRTRYRYDSLGRLIAGVNHGGRVELEWDAAGQLTLERNLIRGVSHELRHQYDELGNRTVTTLPDGRELKNFYYGSGHRIQVNLGSRVISESERDVLHREVRRTQGTLSSEYVHDEMGRLVSQRAGRNGKIAVARDYAWRRDGQLLQMVDKYTGEHRYDYDALGRLTRARDEHFAFDPAHNLLSDTGAAPLHDNRLRVYEDKRWEYDNFGNVTTKLTAQHTQQQFRWNAEHQLAEAVTVRNGAEQRTTYGYDAFGRRSWKQDAFGVTTFVWDGNRLLSETRGGRSHLWIYEDDSFAPLAQISLRKGDTEHDAEVYWYHNDVSGMPRELTGAGGEIAWRAEYRAWGNTLRVEHIATRTGEPVYQPLRYQGQYFDAETGLHYNRFRYYDPDAGRFISQDPIGLAGGINLYQYAPNPLVWVDPLGLASRSWLAKALANGHVIPAGMTNPHGHHIVFKGQYQGTSLAPHLSRSKAILKRYGIDPVNDPANLMIANNGEGVHTEKNAKKVADALVKADKEIKEISKCKKLTGSDRTNLLKQKLQEIGHDVFGGYR
- a CDS encoding DUF4303 domain-containing protein, which encodes MGNWHSMQLDKLNKLIQEEFLGLYKKYNKENNIYGVVLVLDDDGLSSYMAISTKESLEKIHKGIEWEGYSWVLGFFDDNDDVGVRSFTTIMMEHYNESILPLLPEGYNFDEERERNINLYISAMKKAKEQLCDTIGNDVNNIVFYITIPGEPEIDHASAIEINEPSENLNWFLETYKYFL